One genomic window of Quercus lobata isolate SW786 chromosome 9, ValleyOak3.0 Primary Assembly, whole genome shotgun sequence includes the following:
- the LOC115959764 gene encoding filament-like plant protein 1 isoform X1, translating to MEKRKWLWKRKSSDKSPGETESSGSISSHSERYSDDQEAFKSSPNHNTQSPEVTSKAVASAEDVNDSVKSLMDKLSAALVNISAKEDLVKQHAKVAEEAVAGWEKAENEVVALKQQLDSAVQENSVLEDRVSHLDGALKELVRQLRQAREEQEQKIQEAVVKKTREWETTKLKLENQLLVFQSKAEAPQPESPTHVDPDICCKLESLEKENSVLKIELQSQSEELEIRTIERDLSTQAAETASKQHLESIKKVAKLEAECRRLKSVVCKSSSVNDHKSTTASSIYVESLTDSQSDSGERLSLGEIDTRKMGGSSEPKKCEPSCSDSWASALIAELDQFKNEKAFKRNLPSSSAPNDPMDDFLEMERLAALPETKNGSHYLLSEVSSVSINGESSMRIELEAMTHRNAELEEKLEKMEAKKIELETALITTRDYIEASQVQLMEAEVKLEELQRELYNAKESKQVLESRLISMEAEARTMSVKVESLEIKVQRERALSAEIAAQCQELEEELSRKMQEIELQKTASLNGELKIKQEAEVKLEELQMELNTAKELKQVLESRLICMEAEARTMSVKVDSLEVKFQNERALSAEIAAKCQELEEELSRKKQEVEQKTASSNGELKIKQEAEVKLEELQRELNTAKESKQVLESRLVSMEAEARAMSVKVGSLEVEVQKERALSEEIAAKCRELEEELSRKEQEVELQKTASSNGELKIKQEAEVKLEELQRELNTAKELKRVLESRLISMEAEARTMSVKVDSLEVEVQKERALSAEIVAKCRELEEELSRKNQEFELQKTASSNGESKIKQEDLAVAAGKLAECQKTIASLGNQLKSLATLEDFLIDPANLPEFSAGASLIPKPEGDLWKLHCNQTFSPKRNSDSSRIASESSGPVINKNEENSLPFPSSSTSSAILSNHVSSEKNRNGFAKFFSRTKSGIRLEI from the exons ATGGAAAAAAGGAAATGGTTGTGGAAGAGGAAGTCTTCTGACAAAAGCCCTGGCGAAACTGAGAGTTCAGGTTCGATATCTTCGCATTCAGAGAGATACTCAGATGATCAG GAGGCATTCAAGTCATCTCCTAATCATAATACTCAATCACCTGAAGTCACATCAAAAGCTGTAGCAAGTGCTGAAGATGTTAATGATAGTGTGAAGAGCCTGATGGATAAGTTATCAGCTGCACTTGTGAATATTAGTGCCAAAGAAGACTTGGTGAAGCAGCATGCAAAAGTTGCAGAAGAAGCTGTTGCAG GTTGGGAGAAGGCTGAAAATGAAGTGGTTGCTCTGAAGCAGCAACTTGATTCCGCAGTTCAGGAAAACTCAGTACTTGAAGATCGGGTAAGCCATCTTGATGGTGCCCTCAAAGAACTTGTTCGGCAGCTAAGACAAGCAAGAGAGGAGCAGGAGCAAAAGATCCAGGAAGCTGTAGTGAAGAAAACCCGTGAGTGGGAAACTACCAAACTCAAACTTGAGAACCAGCTTCTGGTGTTCCAGAGCAAAGCAGAAGCTCCTCAACCTGAATCTCCTACTCATGTTGATCCTGATATTTGCTGTAAACTTGAATCTTTGGAGAAAGAGAACTCAGTGCTCAAAATTGAGCTCCAATCTCAATCTGAAGAGTTGGAAATCAGGACAATTGAGAGGGACTTGAGTACACAGGCAGCTGAGACAGCCAGCAAGCAACATTTAGAAAGCATAAAGAAGGTGGCCAAGCTTGAGGCTGAATGCCGGAGGTTAAAATCTGTGGTTTGTAAATCATCCTCAGTTAATGATCACAAATCCACCACTGCCTCCTCAATTTATGTTGAATCTCTCACAGATAGTCAATCAGATAGTGGGGAGAGGCTTAGCTTGGGAGAGATTGATACTCGTAAGATGGGTGGTAGCTCAGAGCCAAAAAAGTGTGAGCCTAGTTGCTCTGATTCATGGGCATCTGCCCTAATTGCTgagcttgatcaattcaaaaatgaaaaggcaTTTAAAAGAAATCTCCCATCCTCTTCTGCTCCAAATGATCCCATGGATGATTTTCTTGAGATGGAGCGACTTGCTGCTCTGCCTGAAACCAAGAATGGAAGCCATTACCTTTTATCAGAGGTTTCCAGTGTGTCAATTAATGGAGAAAGCTCCATGAGAATCGAGCTTGAAGCCATGACTCACCGGAATGCTGAATTAGAAGAGAAGTTAGAGAAGATGGAAGCAAAGAAAATTGAATTGGAGACTGCTTTAATCACAACTCGGGACTATATAGAGGCGTCCCAGGTTCAGCTGATGGAGGCAGAAGTGAAGTTGGAGGAGTTGCaaagagagctatataatgcAAAAGAATCAAAGCAAGTTCTTGAATCTAGACTCATTAGCATGGAAGCAGAAGCAAGGACCATGTCTGTAAAAGTTGAATCTTTAGAAATAAAGGTTCAGAGAGAAAGGGCTTTGTCAGCAGAAATTGCAGCCCAGTGTCAGGAATTAGAGGAAGAGCTATCAAGAAAGATGCAGGAAATTGAACTTCAGAAAACTGCAAGCTTGAATGGTGAATTGAAGATAAAGCAG GAGGCAGAAGTGAAGTTGGAGGAGTTGCAAATGGAGCTAAATACTGCAAAAGAATTGAAGCAAGTTCTTGAATCTAGACTCATTTGCATGGAAGCAGAAGCAAGAACCATGTCTGTAAAAGTTGACTCTTTAGAAGTAAAGTTTCAGAATGAGAGGGCTTTGTCAGCAGAAATTGCAGCCAAGTGTCAGGAATTAGAGGAAGAGCTATCAAGAAAGAAGCAAGAAGTTGAACAGAAAACTGCAAGCTCAAATGGTGAATTGAAGATAAAGCAG GAGGCAGAAGTGAAGTTGGAAGAGTTGCAAAGAGAGTTAAATACTGCAAAAGAATCAAAGCAAGTTCTTGAATCTAGACTCGTTAGCATGGAAGCAGAAGCAAGGGCCATGTCTGTAAAAGTTGGCTCTTTAGAAGTAGAGGTTCAGAAAGAGAGGGCTTTGTCAGAAGAAATTGCAGCCAAGTGTCGGGAATTAGAGGAAGAACTATCAAGAAAGGAGCAAGAAGTTGAACTTCAGAAAACTGCAAGCTCAAATGGTGAATTGAAGATAAAGCAG GAGGCAGAAGTGAAGTTGGAAGAGTTGCAAAGAGAGCTAAATACTGCAAAAGAATTGAAGCGAGTTCTTGAATCTAGACTCATTAGCATGGAAGCAGAAGCAAGGACCATGTCTGTAAAAGTTGACTCTTTAGAAGTAGAGGTTCAGAAAGAGAGGGCTTTGTCAGCAGAAATTGTAGCCAAATGTCGGGAATTAGAGGAAGAGCTATCAAGAAAGAACCAAGAATTTGAACTCCAGAAAACTGCTAGCTCAAATGGTGAATCGAAGATAAAGCAG GAGGATCTAGCTGTAGCTGCCGGAAAACTTGCAGAGTGCCAGAAAACAATAGCATCTCTTGGGAATCAATTGAAATCTCTAGCAACACTGGAAGACTTCCTGATTGACCCTGCCAACCTACCAGAGTTTTCTGCTGGTGCATCACTGATTCCTAAACCCGAAGGAGATCTGTGGAAGTTGCATTGTAACCAAACGTTTTCACCTAAAAGAAATTCAGACTCTTCGAGAATTGCTAGTGAAAGTTCTGGTCCtgtaataaacaaaaatgaagagAATTCACTGCCTTTTCCGTCTTCATCAACTTCATCAGCTATTTTGTCAAATCATGTCAGTTCTGAGAAAAACCGAAATGGGTTTGCTAAATTTTTCTCTCGTACTAAGAGTGGAATACGACTAGAAATTTAG
- the LOC115959764 gene encoding filament-like plant protein isoform X3, with product MEKRKWLWKRKSSDKSPGETESSGSISSHSERYSDDQEAFKSSPNHNTQSPEVTSKAVASAEDVNDSVKSLMDKLSAALVNISAKEDLVKQHAKVAEEAVAGWEKAENEVVALKQQLDSAVQENSVLEDRVSHLDGALKELVRQLRQAREEQEQKIQEAVVKKTREWETTKLKLENQLLVFQSKAEAPQPESPTHVDPDICCKLESLEKENSVLKIELQSQSEELEIRTIERDLSTQAAETASKQHLESIKKVAKLEAECRRLKSVVCKSSSVNDHKSTTASSIYVESLTDSQSDSGERLSLGEIDTRKMGGSSEPKKCEPSCSDSWASALIAELDQFKNEKAFKRNLPSSSAPNDPMDDFLEMERLAALPETKNGSHYLLSEVSSVSINGESSMRIELEAMTHRNAELEEKLEKMEAKKIELETALITTRDYIEASQVQLMEAEVKLEELQRELYNAKESKQVLESRLISMEAEARTMSVKVESLEIKVQRERALSAEIAAQCQELEEELSRKMQEIELQKTASLNGELKIKQEAEVKLEELQRELNTAKESKQVLESRLVSMEAEARAMSVKVGSLEVEVQKERALSEEIAAKCRELEEELSRKEQEVELQKTASSNGELKIKQEAEVKLEELQRELNTAKELKRVLESRLISMEAEARTMSVKVDSLEVEVQKERALSAEIVAKCRELEEELSRKNQEFELQKTASSNGESKIKQEDLAVAAGKLAECQKTIASLGNQLKSLATLEDFLIDPANLPEFSAGASLIPKPEGDLWKLHCNQTFSPKRNSDSSRIASESSGPVINKNEENSLPFPSSSTSSAILSNHVSSEKNRNGFAKFFSRTKSGIRLEI from the exons ATGGAAAAAAGGAAATGGTTGTGGAAGAGGAAGTCTTCTGACAAAAGCCCTGGCGAAACTGAGAGTTCAGGTTCGATATCTTCGCATTCAGAGAGATACTCAGATGATCAG GAGGCATTCAAGTCATCTCCTAATCATAATACTCAATCACCTGAAGTCACATCAAAAGCTGTAGCAAGTGCTGAAGATGTTAATGATAGTGTGAAGAGCCTGATGGATAAGTTATCAGCTGCACTTGTGAATATTAGTGCCAAAGAAGACTTGGTGAAGCAGCATGCAAAAGTTGCAGAAGAAGCTGTTGCAG GTTGGGAGAAGGCTGAAAATGAAGTGGTTGCTCTGAAGCAGCAACTTGATTCCGCAGTTCAGGAAAACTCAGTACTTGAAGATCGGGTAAGCCATCTTGATGGTGCCCTCAAAGAACTTGTTCGGCAGCTAAGACAAGCAAGAGAGGAGCAGGAGCAAAAGATCCAGGAAGCTGTAGTGAAGAAAACCCGTGAGTGGGAAACTACCAAACTCAAACTTGAGAACCAGCTTCTGGTGTTCCAGAGCAAAGCAGAAGCTCCTCAACCTGAATCTCCTACTCATGTTGATCCTGATATTTGCTGTAAACTTGAATCTTTGGAGAAAGAGAACTCAGTGCTCAAAATTGAGCTCCAATCTCAATCTGAAGAGTTGGAAATCAGGACAATTGAGAGGGACTTGAGTACACAGGCAGCTGAGACAGCCAGCAAGCAACATTTAGAAAGCATAAAGAAGGTGGCCAAGCTTGAGGCTGAATGCCGGAGGTTAAAATCTGTGGTTTGTAAATCATCCTCAGTTAATGATCACAAATCCACCACTGCCTCCTCAATTTATGTTGAATCTCTCACAGATAGTCAATCAGATAGTGGGGAGAGGCTTAGCTTGGGAGAGATTGATACTCGTAAGATGGGTGGTAGCTCAGAGCCAAAAAAGTGTGAGCCTAGTTGCTCTGATTCATGGGCATCTGCCCTAATTGCTgagcttgatcaattcaaaaatgaaaaggcaTTTAAAAGAAATCTCCCATCCTCTTCTGCTCCAAATGATCCCATGGATGATTTTCTTGAGATGGAGCGACTTGCTGCTCTGCCTGAAACCAAGAATGGAAGCCATTACCTTTTATCAGAGGTTTCCAGTGTGTCAATTAATGGAGAAAGCTCCATGAGAATCGAGCTTGAAGCCATGACTCACCGGAATGCTGAATTAGAAGAGAAGTTAGAGAAGATGGAAGCAAAGAAAATTGAATTGGAGACTGCTTTAATCACAACTCGGGACTATATAGAGGCGTCCCAGGTTCAGCTGATGGAGGCAGAAGTGAAGTTGGAGGAGTTGCaaagagagctatataatgcAAAAGAATCAAAGCAAGTTCTTGAATCTAGACTCATTAGCATGGAAGCAGAAGCAAGGACCATGTCTGTAAAAGTTGAATCTTTAGAAATAAAGGTTCAGAGAGAAAGGGCTTTGTCAGCAGAAATTGCAGCCCAGTGTCAGGAATTAGAGGAAGAGCTATCAAGAAAGATGCAGGAAATTGAACTTCAGAAAACTGCAAGCTTGAATGGTGAATTGAAGATAAAGCAG GAGGCAGAAGTGAAGTTGGAAGAGTTGCAAAGAGAGTTAAATACTGCAAAAGAATCAAAGCAAGTTCTTGAATCTAGACTCGTTAGCATGGAAGCAGAAGCAAGGGCCATGTCTGTAAAAGTTGGCTCTTTAGAAGTAGAGGTTCAGAAAGAGAGGGCTTTGTCAGAAGAAATTGCAGCCAAGTGTCGGGAATTAGAGGAAGAACTATCAAGAAAGGAGCAAGAAGTTGAACTTCAGAAAACTGCAAGCTCAAATGGTGAATTGAAGATAAAGCAG GAGGCAGAAGTGAAGTTGGAAGAGTTGCAAAGAGAGCTAAATACTGCAAAAGAATTGAAGCGAGTTCTTGAATCTAGACTCATTAGCATGGAAGCAGAAGCAAGGACCATGTCTGTAAAAGTTGACTCTTTAGAAGTAGAGGTTCAGAAAGAGAGGGCTTTGTCAGCAGAAATTGTAGCCAAATGTCGGGAATTAGAGGAAGAGCTATCAAGAAAGAACCAAGAATTTGAACTCCAGAAAACTGCTAGCTCAAATGGTGAATCGAAGATAAAGCAG GAGGATCTAGCTGTAGCTGCCGGAAAACTTGCAGAGTGCCAGAAAACAATAGCATCTCTTGGGAATCAATTGAAATCTCTAGCAACACTGGAAGACTTCCTGATTGACCCTGCCAACCTACCAGAGTTTTCTGCTGGTGCATCACTGATTCCTAAACCCGAAGGAGATCTGTGGAAGTTGCATTGTAACCAAACGTTTTCACCTAAAAGAAATTCAGACTCTTCGAGAATTGCTAGTGAAAGTTCTGGTCCtgtaataaacaaaaatgaagagAATTCACTGCCTTTTCCGTCTTCATCAACTTCATCAGCTATTTTGTCAAATCATGTCAGTTCTGAGAAAAACCGAAATGGGTTTGCTAAATTTTTCTCTCGTACTAAGAGTGGAATACGACTAGAAATTTAG
- the LOC115959764 gene encoding filament-like plant protein isoform X4: MEKRKWLWKRKSSDKSPGETESSGSISSHSERYSDDQEAFKSSPNHNTQSPEVTSKAVASAEDVNDSVKSLMDKLSAALVNISAKEDLVKQHAKVAEEAVAGWEKAENEVVALKQQLDSAVQENSVLEDRVSHLDGALKELVRQLRQAREEQEQKIQEAVVKKTREWETTKLKLENQLLVFQSKAEAPQPESPTHVDPDICCKLESLEKENSVLKIELQSQSEELEIRTIERDLSTQAAETASKQHLESIKKVAKLEAECRRLKSVVCKSSSVNDHKSTTASSIYVESLTDSQSDSGERLSLGEIDTRKMGGSSEPKKCEPSCSDSWASALIAELDQFKNEKAFKRNLPSSSAPNDPMDDFLEMERLAALPETKNGSHYLLSEVSSVSINGESSMRIELEAMTHRNAELEEKLEKMEAKKIELETALITTRDYIEASQVQLMEAEVKLEELQRELYNAKESKQVLESRLISMEAEARTMSVKVESLEIKVQRERALSAEIAAQCQELEEELSRKMQEIELQKTASLNGELKIKQEAEVKLEELQMELNTAKELKQVLESRLICMEAEARTMSVKVDSLEVKFQNERALSAEIAAKCQELEEELSRKKQEVEQKTASSNGELKIKQEAEVKLEELQRELNTAKELKRVLESRLISMEAEARTMSVKVDSLEVEVQKERALSAEIVAKCRELEEELSRKNQEFELQKTASSNGESKIKQEDLAVAAGKLAECQKTIASLGNQLKSLATLEDFLIDPANLPEFSAGASLIPKPEGDLWKLHCNQTFSPKRNSDSSRIASESSGPVINKNEENSLPFPSSSTSSAILSNHVSSEKNRNGFAKFFSRTKSGIRLEI; encoded by the exons ATGGAAAAAAGGAAATGGTTGTGGAAGAGGAAGTCTTCTGACAAAAGCCCTGGCGAAACTGAGAGTTCAGGTTCGATATCTTCGCATTCAGAGAGATACTCAGATGATCAG GAGGCATTCAAGTCATCTCCTAATCATAATACTCAATCACCTGAAGTCACATCAAAAGCTGTAGCAAGTGCTGAAGATGTTAATGATAGTGTGAAGAGCCTGATGGATAAGTTATCAGCTGCACTTGTGAATATTAGTGCCAAAGAAGACTTGGTGAAGCAGCATGCAAAAGTTGCAGAAGAAGCTGTTGCAG GTTGGGAGAAGGCTGAAAATGAAGTGGTTGCTCTGAAGCAGCAACTTGATTCCGCAGTTCAGGAAAACTCAGTACTTGAAGATCGGGTAAGCCATCTTGATGGTGCCCTCAAAGAACTTGTTCGGCAGCTAAGACAAGCAAGAGAGGAGCAGGAGCAAAAGATCCAGGAAGCTGTAGTGAAGAAAACCCGTGAGTGGGAAACTACCAAACTCAAACTTGAGAACCAGCTTCTGGTGTTCCAGAGCAAAGCAGAAGCTCCTCAACCTGAATCTCCTACTCATGTTGATCCTGATATTTGCTGTAAACTTGAATCTTTGGAGAAAGAGAACTCAGTGCTCAAAATTGAGCTCCAATCTCAATCTGAAGAGTTGGAAATCAGGACAATTGAGAGGGACTTGAGTACACAGGCAGCTGAGACAGCCAGCAAGCAACATTTAGAAAGCATAAAGAAGGTGGCCAAGCTTGAGGCTGAATGCCGGAGGTTAAAATCTGTGGTTTGTAAATCATCCTCAGTTAATGATCACAAATCCACCACTGCCTCCTCAATTTATGTTGAATCTCTCACAGATAGTCAATCAGATAGTGGGGAGAGGCTTAGCTTGGGAGAGATTGATACTCGTAAGATGGGTGGTAGCTCAGAGCCAAAAAAGTGTGAGCCTAGTTGCTCTGATTCATGGGCATCTGCCCTAATTGCTgagcttgatcaattcaaaaatgaaaaggcaTTTAAAAGAAATCTCCCATCCTCTTCTGCTCCAAATGATCCCATGGATGATTTTCTTGAGATGGAGCGACTTGCTGCTCTGCCTGAAACCAAGAATGGAAGCCATTACCTTTTATCAGAGGTTTCCAGTGTGTCAATTAATGGAGAAAGCTCCATGAGAATCGAGCTTGAAGCCATGACTCACCGGAATGCTGAATTAGAAGAGAAGTTAGAGAAGATGGAAGCAAAGAAAATTGAATTGGAGACTGCTTTAATCACAACTCGGGACTATATAGAGGCGTCCCAGGTTCAGCTGATGGAGGCAGAAGTGAAGTTGGAGGAGTTGCaaagagagctatataatgcAAAAGAATCAAAGCAAGTTCTTGAATCTAGACTCATTAGCATGGAAGCAGAAGCAAGGACCATGTCTGTAAAAGTTGAATCTTTAGAAATAAAGGTTCAGAGAGAAAGGGCTTTGTCAGCAGAAATTGCAGCCCAGTGTCAGGAATTAGAGGAAGAGCTATCAAGAAAGATGCAGGAAATTGAACTTCAGAAAACTGCAAGCTTGAATGGTGAATTGAAGATAAAGCAG GAGGCAGAAGTGAAGTTGGAGGAGTTGCAAATGGAGCTAAATACTGCAAAAGAATTGAAGCAAGTTCTTGAATCTAGACTCATTTGCATGGAAGCAGAAGCAAGAACCATGTCTGTAAAAGTTGACTCTTTAGAAGTAAAGTTTCAGAATGAGAGGGCTTTGTCAGCAGAAATTGCAGCCAAGTGTCAGGAATTAGAGGAAGAGCTATCAAGAAAGAAGCAAGAAGTTGAACAGAAAACTGCAAGCTCAAATGGTGAATTGAAGATAAAGCAG GAGGCAGAAGTGAAGTTGGAAGAGTTGCAAAGAGAGCTAAATACTGCAAAAGAATTGAAGCGAGTTCTTGAATCTAGACTCATTAGCATGGAAGCAGAAGCAAGGACCATGTCTGTAAAAGTTGACTCTTTAGAAGTAGAGGTTCAGAAAGAGAGGGCTTTGTCAGCAGAAATTGTAGCCAAATGTCGGGAATTAGAGGAAGAGCTATCAAGAAAGAACCAAGAATTTGAACTCCAGAAAACTGCTAGCTCAAATGGTGAATCGAAGATAAAGCAG GAGGATCTAGCTGTAGCTGCCGGAAAACTTGCAGAGTGCCAGAAAACAATAGCATCTCTTGGGAATCAATTGAAATCTCTAGCAACACTGGAAGACTTCCTGATTGACCCTGCCAACCTACCAGAGTTTTCTGCTGGTGCATCACTGATTCCTAAACCCGAAGGAGATCTGTGGAAGTTGCATTGTAACCAAACGTTTTCACCTAAAAGAAATTCAGACTCTTCGAGAATTGCTAGTGAAAGTTCTGGTCCtgtaataaacaaaaatgaagagAATTCACTGCCTTTTCCGTCTTCATCAACTTCATCAGCTATTTTGTCAAATCATGTCAGTTCTGAGAAAAACCGAAATGGGTTTGCTAAATTTTTCTCTCGTACTAAGAGTGGAATACGACTAGAAATTTAG
- the LOC115959764 gene encoding filament-like plant protein isoform X2 yields the protein MDKLSAALVNISAKEDLVKQHAKVAEEAVAGWEKAENEVVALKQQLDSAVQENSVLEDRVSHLDGALKELVRQLRQAREEQEQKIQEAVVKKTREWETTKLKLENQLLVFQSKAEAPQPESPTHVDPDICCKLESLEKENSVLKIELQSQSEELEIRTIERDLSTQAAETASKQHLESIKKVAKLEAECRRLKSVVCKSSSVNDHKSTTASSIYVESLTDSQSDSGERLSLGEIDTRKMGGSSEPKKCEPSCSDSWASALIAELDQFKNEKAFKRNLPSSSAPNDPMDDFLEMERLAALPETKNGSHYLLSEVSSVSINGESSMRIELEAMTHRNAELEEKLEKMEAKKIELETALITTRDYIEASQVQLMEAEVKLEELQRELYNAKESKQVLESRLISMEAEARTMSVKVESLEIKVQRERALSAEIAAQCQELEEELSRKMQEIELQKTASLNGELKIKQEAEVKLEELQMELNTAKELKQVLESRLICMEAEARTMSVKVDSLEVKFQNERALSAEIAAKCQELEEELSRKKQEVEQKTASSNGELKIKQEAEVKLEELQRELNTAKESKQVLESRLVSMEAEARAMSVKVGSLEVEVQKERALSEEIAAKCRELEEELSRKEQEVELQKTASSNGELKIKQEAEVKLEELQRELNTAKELKRVLESRLISMEAEARTMSVKVDSLEVEVQKERALSAEIVAKCRELEEELSRKNQEFELQKTASSNGESKIKQEDLAVAAGKLAECQKTIASLGNQLKSLATLEDFLIDPANLPEFSAGASLIPKPEGDLWKLHCNQTFSPKRNSDSSRIASESSGPVINKNEENSLPFPSSSTSSAILSNHVSSEKNRNGFAKFFSRTKSGIRLEI from the exons ATGGATAAGTTATCAGCTGCACTTGTGAATATTAGTGCCAAAGAAGACTTGGTGAAGCAGCATGCAAAAGTTGCAGAAGAAGCTGTTGCAG GTTGGGAGAAGGCTGAAAATGAAGTGGTTGCTCTGAAGCAGCAACTTGATTCCGCAGTTCAGGAAAACTCAGTACTTGAAGATCGGGTAAGCCATCTTGATGGTGCCCTCAAAGAACTTGTTCGGCAGCTAAGACAAGCAAGAGAGGAGCAGGAGCAAAAGATCCAGGAAGCTGTAGTGAAGAAAACCCGTGAGTGGGAAACTACCAAACTCAAACTTGAGAACCAGCTTCTGGTGTTCCAGAGCAAAGCAGAAGCTCCTCAACCTGAATCTCCTACTCATGTTGATCCTGATATTTGCTGTAAACTTGAATCTTTGGAGAAAGAGAACTCAGTGCTCAAAATTGAGCTCCAATCTCAATCTGAAGAGTTGGAAATCAGGACAATTGAGAGGGACTTGAGTACACAGGCAGCTGAGACAGCCAGCAAGCAACATTTAGAAAGCATAAAGAAGGTGGCCAAGCTTGAGGCTGAATGCCGGAGGTTAAAATCTGTGGTTTGTAAATCATCCTCAGTTAATGATCACAAATCCACCACTGCCTCCTCAATTTATGTTGAATCTCTCACAGATAGTCAATCAGATAGTGGGGAGAGGCTTAGCTTGGGAGAGATTGATACTCGTAAGATGGGTGGTAGCTCAGAGCCAAAAAAGTGTGAGCCTAGTTGCTCTGATTCATGGGCATCTGCCCTAATTGCTgagcttgatcaattcaaaaatgaaaaggcaTTTAAAAGAAATCTCCCATCCTCTTCTGCTCCAAATGATCCCATGGATGATTTTCTTGAGATGGAGCGACTTGCTGCTCTGCCTGAAACCAAGAATGGAAGCCATTACCTTTTATCAGAGGTTTCCAGTGTGTCAATTAATGGAGAAAGCTCCATGAGAATCGAGCTTGAAGCCATGACTCACCGGAATGCTGAATTAGAAGAGAAGTTAGAGAAGATGGAAGCAAAGAAAATTGAATTGGAGACTGCTTTAATCACAACTCGGGACTATATAGAGGCGTCCCAGGTTCAGCTGATGGAGGCAGAAGTGAAGTTGGAGGAGTTGCaaagagagctatataatgcAAAAGAATCAAAGCAAGTTCTTGAATCTAGACTCATTAGCATGGAAGCAGAAGCAAGGACCATGTCTGTAAAAGTTGAATCTTTAGAAATAAAGGTTCAGAGAGAAAGGGCTTTGTCAGCAGAAATTGCAGCCCAGTGTCAGGAATTAGAGGAAGAGCTATCAAGAAAGATGCAGGAAATTGAACTTCAGAAAACTGCAAGCTTGAATGGTGAATTGAAGATAAAGCAG GAGGCAGAAGTGAAGTTGGAGGAGTTGCAAATGGAGCTAAATACTGCAAAAGAATTGAAGCAAGTTCTTGAATCTAGACTCATTTGCATGGAAGCAGAAGCAAGAACCATGTCTGTAAAAGTTGACTCTTTAGAAGTAAAGTTTCAGAATGAGAGGGCTTTGTCAGCAGAAATTGCAGCCAAGTGTCAGGAATTAGAGGAAGAGCTATCAAGAAAGAAGCAAGAAGTTGAACAGAAAACTGCAAGCTCAAATGGTGAATTGAAGATAAAGCAG GAGGCAGAAGTGAAGTTGGAAGAGTTGCAAAGAGAGTTAAATACTGCAAAAGAATCAAAGCAAGTTCTTGAATCTAGACTCGTTAGCATGGAAGCAGAAGCAAGGGCCATGTCTGTAAAAGTTGGCTCTTTAGAAGTAGAGGTTCAGAAAGAGAGGGCTTTGTCAGAAGAAATTGCAGCCAAGTGTCGGGAATTAGAGGAAGAACTATCAAGAAAGGAGCAAGAAGTTGAACTTCAGAAAACTGCAAGCTCAAATGGTGAATTGAAGATAAAGCAG GAGGCAGAAGTGAAGTTGGAAGAGTTGCAAAGAGAGCTAAATACTGCAAAAGAATTGAAGCGAGTTCTTGAATCTAGACTCATTAGCATGGAAGCAGAAGCAAGGACCATGTCTGTAAAAGTTGACTCTTTAGAAGTAGAGGTTCAGAAAGAGAGGGCTTTGTCAGCAGAAATTGTAGCCAAATGTCGGGAATTAGAGGAAGAGCTATCAAGAAAGAACCAAGAATTTGAACTCCAGAAAACTGCTAGCTCAAATGGTGAATCGAAGATAAAGCAG GAGGATCTAGCTGTAGCTGCCGGAAAACTTGCAGAGTGCCAGAAAACAATAGCATCTCTTGGGAATCAATTGAAATCTCTAGCAACACTGGAAGACTTCCTGATTGACCCTGCCAACCTACCAGAGTTTTCTGCTGGTGCATCACTGATTCCTAAACCCGAAGGAGATCTGTGGAAGTTGCATTGTAACCAAACGTTTTCACCTAAAAGAAATTCAGACTCTTCGAGAATTGCTAGTGAAAGTTCTGGTCCtgtaataaacaaaaatgaagagAATTCACTGCCTTTTCCGTCTTCATCAACTTCATCAGCTATTTTGTCAAATCATGTCAGTTCTGAGAAAAACCGAAATGGGTTTGCTAAATTTTTCTCTCGTACTAAGAGTGGAATACGACTAGAAATTTAG